The Patescibacteria group bacterium genome has a segment encoding these proteins:
- a CDS encoding helix-turn-helix domain-containing protein, producing the protein MKNYSKKYNNMVSIGNSKEIKESFDLGMFRLRLSNTIFETRKKNDMSQRELKELAQTTQRIVSDIESGEYNMGVNLLYKVFKALNKPLVVDNVDLITGETIFFAKCYFIDISKKTSETKEFYLEGVNSMQENYSGKLLKTNYNK; encoded by the coding sequence ATGAAAAATTATTCAAAAAAATATAACAACATGGTTAGTATTGGGAATTCAAAAGAAATAAAAGAGTCTTTTGATTTGGGCATGTTCAGACTTCGGCTGTCTAATACAATATTTGAAACAAGAAAGAAAAATGATATGAGCCAGAGGGAGTTAAAAGAACTTGCACAAACAACACAAAGAATAGTGTCTGATATTGAAAGTGGGGAATACAATATGGGAGTAAATTTGTTGTATAAAGTTTTTAAGGCATTAAACAAACCGTTAGTTGTAGACAATGTTGATTTAATCACGGGCGAAACAATCTTTTTCGCAAAGTGTTATTTTATTGATATTTCTAAAAAAACAAGTGAGACTAAAGAGTTCTATCTTGAGGGGGTTAATAGTATGCAAGAGAATTATTCCGGGAAACTTCTTAAAACAAACTACAATAAATAA
- a CDS encoding glycosyltransferase family 4 protein has translation MDKNKTKILFITRNRSKRGGHVVLVNLVCELRKQGYDTTLTTFKPEGEIDFPDCERLWNGVNPDIVTIPSSEKYDEQILIYTKEASRYLKNNIDKYDRVVLDSWHIAHAAIKAGVISDKVFHFVQSDPEFTPEDNSKIWKAEFFSLLPLYKSQKIFVSNSLAHLFQSRYGVKGDVLNLFIDEEYFRAKKKVEKRSTINIISSSADFNMPEKGLDVLLEKLSQFNSFPFKLTLVSGRPIKKDLIGFPFEITETSSQEPKEMVELFLKNDVYINTSTNESFCLVLAEALAVGMPAIALDSNGNRDYMDGSNAIFIRDANMFNDGLPKMADYEFREILSRNAKNSMVKYKIENTVNQFKEIIGI, from the coding sequence ATGGATAAAAACAAAACTAAAATATTATTTATAACAAGAAACCGAAGTAAGCGCGGTGGGCATGTTGTTTTAGTTAATCTTGTGTGTGAATTAAGAAAACAAGGTTATGATACAACCCTCACAACTTTTAAACCTGAAGGTGAGATTGATTTTCCTGACTGTGAGCGACTATGGAATGGGGTGAATCCAGATATAGTCACTATTCCATCATCAGAAAAATATGACGAACAGATTTTGATATACACCAAAGAGGCATCAAGATACCTTAAGAATAATATTGATAAATACGATAGGGTTGTTTTGGATAGTTGGCACATTGCCCACGCTGCTATAAAAGCGGGCGTTATTTCAGATAAGGTTTTTCATTTTGTACAGAGCGACCCCGAATTTACTCCAGAGGATAATTCTAAAATATGGAAAGCTGAATTTTTCTCATTACTACCTCTGTATAAATCCCAGAAAATTTTTGTTTCTAACTCTTTGGCTCATTTGTTTCAAAGTAGATATGGAGTTAAGGGCGATGTCTTGAATTTGTTTATTGATGAGGAATATTTTAGGGCGAAAAAAAAGGTGGAGAAAAGAAGTACCATAAATATAATATCCTCTTCTGCTGATTTTAATATGCCAGAAAAGGGTCTTGACGTCCTTCTCGAAAAACTTAGTCAGTTCAATTCATTCCCATTCAAGTTGACCCTTGTAAGTGGACGACCAATTAAAAAAGATTTAATTGGTTTTCCTTTTGAAATTACTGAAACATCGTCTCAGGAACCAAAAGAAATGGTAGAGCTATTTCTAAAAAATGACGTATATATTAATACTTCTACAAATGAGTCTTTTTGTCTCGTTCTTGCCGAGGCCCTTGCTGTTGGCATGCCGGCTATTGCACTCGACTCAAATGGCAATCGTGACTACATGGATGGCTCTAATGCTATTTTTATTAGAGATGCGAATATGTTTAATGATGGATTACCTAAAATGGCAGATTATGAATTTAGGGAAATATTATCAAGAAATGCGAAAAACAGTATGGTTAAATATAAAATTGAAAACACTGTAAATCAGTTTAAAGAAATTATTGGTATATAG